In a genomic window of Nodosilinea sp. PGN35:
- a CDS encoding Uma2 family endonuclease gives MAETSGFISDRIVYPDTDGQPMTESDATRDYLIYCVEVLRLYFKSRPNVYVSGNLFIYYEEGNPKASVSPDVFVIFGVSQRQRRSYKAWQEGSKLPSFVLEITSRTTKRQDETEKPRLYANLGVEEYFQYDPTADYLNPQLRGSQLIDGSYQPLPVSTSSEGIPFIHSRVLGLDLQLHAPYAGLGIAPLPMALRFFDPTTGTKLLDREEVEQVREALVQENELMQQERDAAQQERDAAQQERDAARQRAEALAARLRDLGIDIDDTP, from the coding sequence ATGGCTGAGACCAGCGGCTTCATCTCCGATCGCATCGTCTACCCCGACACCGATGGGCAACCGATGACCGAAAGTGATGCCACGCGCGATTACTTGATCTATTGCGTGGAGGTGCTGCGGCTGTACTTCAAGAGCCGCCCCAACGTCTATGTCTCCGGGAACTTGTTCATTTACTACGAAGAGGGCAATCCCAAGGCGTCCGTTTCGCCCGATGTGTTCGTTATCTTTGGGGTCAGCCAGCGCCAGCGCCGCAGCTACAAAGCATGGCAGGAGGGCAGCAAACTGCCCAGCTTCGTCTTAGAAATCACCTCCCGCACCACCAAGCGCCAGGATGAAACGGAAAAGCCCCGTCTCTATGCCAACTTGGGCGTTGAAGAATACTTTCAGTACGACCCCACCGCCGACTACCTCAACCCCCAACTGCGCGGCTCTCAGCTGATCGACGGTAGCTACCAGCCGCTCCCTGTGTCCACCTCCTCCGAAGGGATCCCCTTTATTCACAGCCGCGTGCTGGGTCTTGATTTGCAGCTACACGCTCCCTACGCCGGGCTGGGGATTGCCCCCTTACCTATGGCCCTGCGCTTCTTTGACCCCACCACCGGCACCAAACTGCTCGACCGCGAGGAAGTCGAGCAGGTGCGCGAAGCGCTAGTCCAGGAAAATGAGCTGATGCAGCAGGAGCGCGATGCGGCTCAGCAGGAGCGCGATGCGGCCCAGCAGGAGCGCGATGCCGCCCGGCAGCGGGCAGAGGCACTGGCAGCGCGTCTGCGGGATCTGGGCATCGATATTGATGACACGCCCTAA